Proteins co-encoded in one Dreissena polymorpha isolate Duluth1 chromosome 12, UMN_Dpol_1.0, whole genome shotgun sequence genomic window:
- the LOC127853343 gene encoding DEP domain-containing protein 1B-like isoform X1 codes for MGEHITAGPYRATLLWNSLIRSFRNGIELGRHRRYMKTYDECFVASDAVEWMHQYLTENPNFGTDVSRAQAVQLLKKLHKSRLFEDVRGPKHNRGEFTDSSRLFRLTLASPSKSIRTPIALRNNLKLANLRRHTEEKTSHAEPVKLDFDRMSSLPSLHDNKTTLPECHFVTKPLTAQEIEEQWKLLTFESLEKILGVQGLDDIIEPRYVSGRNIMHNCLYINKSGVVTNIDPKDQLPHWALSAMKCLAYWPDKTDENLPNYPGFEKDVFRVVKDYFCGLKEPLMTYNMYEVITNVFVKATNHGKSHPGVEPYFKGSSSAYPTNNEYFNSTPKTLISFKSVENLLMTLTRRYKPLTECQDASEGYSSATNILDLSPIHPVHENSRTSPNGDGLPLTRFETAFGPDNQTVTRVFYGDGIATDYNHEDSRNQSHHTPVETHFESDISPSSTGSSFFRKTSLRHSMHNLFNRGPSIRDRKSKKDKNSARRCSTGYGLNDDSSYGCTVGVYSRSSSDSSSYDTPVSRLPAVNRTESCTAGYVDRSEKYRSKPPIHNRPPSFDALYPESKYPKTHEPVIDASKRPSFFKRKKSLSTASLHAPHRKSVVERPDPGIKNLSSVSDGSSKGGPGGKEVGNGRSLSLSDLVGAAPPIENELQKQCQGRIRESDDSLTMDDCTERIVKALQLVCLLLPPANRRRLHLLLRLINKMATNDKLVLDKTQPLRLFLLETFSRAVLCCHDEGEMDDQLVIQLVAFLMDHYVDVFAVPIDLKTGVEARITKLQRTKVTRLRHDSNIYIRIRYASEDPATLHYCQKVSLDEYENQRLTASQQALATLLEEIIQDNSMSSKEKKKRLKQFQKMHPDIYLRRFPCSLSEPDLYPSQPRIKPPLLAKPLLKLKGLRL; via the exons TGGAATAGCCTTATACGGTCGTTTCGGAATGGCATTGAACTTGGGCGACACAGACGATATATGAAAACCTATGATGAATGTTTTGTTGCGTCCGATGCAGTTGAATGGATGCATCAATATTTGACAGAAAATCCAAACTTTGGCACTGATGTCTCAAG AGCTCAGGCCGTACAACTGCTGAAGAAGCTCCACAAATCTCGGCTGTTTGAGGATGTACGGGGACCCAAACACAACCGGGGCGAGTTTACAGACAGCAGCAGGCTCTTCAG ACTCACCCTTGCATCACCGTCAAAATCGATCCGCACACCCATCGCTCTGCGAAACAACCTTAAACTTGCTAACCTGCGTCGTCATACAGAGGAGAAAACCAGTCATGCGGAACCAGTCAAGCTTGATTTCGACCGCATGTCCTCATTGCCATCATTGCATGATAACAAGACGACATTGCCAGAGTGTCATTTTGTGACCAAGCCGCTTACAGCGCAAGAAATTGAAGAGCAGTGGAAATTGCTTACATTTGAAAG CCTTGAGAAGATTCTTGGTGTTCAAGGCCTTGATGACATCATTGAGCCGCGATATGTCAGCGGTCGCAACATCATGCACAACTGTCTCTACATCAACAAGAGTGGTGTCGTCACCAATATAGACCCGAAAG ATCAACTACCACACTGGGCATTATCAGCAATGAAATGTTTGGCCTACT GGCCAGACAAGACAGACGAAAATCTTCCGAACTATCCCGGTTTTGAGAAAGATGTTTTTCGTGTAGTGAAGGACTATTTTTGCGGCCTAAAGGAACCCTTAATGACATACAATATGTACGAAGTGATAACAAATGTGTTTG TAAAAGCAACCAATCACGGAAAATCTCACCCTGGTGTTGAGCCATATTTCAAAGGCTCTTCTTCAGCTTATCCGACTAACAATGAATACTTTAACTCCACACCCAAGACGCTAATCTCCTTCAAATCTGTTGAAAATTTGCTCATGACTTTAACGAGACGTTATAAACCATTGACAGAGTGCCAAGATGCTTCTGAAGGCTATTCCAGTGCAACGAACATTCTTGATCTTTCGCCCATTCATCCAGTTCACGAAAACAGTCGGACAAGTCCTAATGGAGATGGTCTTCCTTTGACGAGGTTTGAGACAGCTTTTGGGCCTGACAATCAAACTGTGACACGGGTTTTTTATGGCGATGGGATTGCAACAGACTATAACCATGAGGACAGCAGAAACCAGTCCCATCACACTCCGGTTGAGACTCATTTTGAATCAGATATATCTCCATCCAGCACCGGTTCTTCGTTTTTTCGAAAGACTTCTTTGCGTCACTCGATGCACAACTTGTTCAACAGAGGGCCGTCAATACGAGATAGGAAATCTAAGAAAGATAAGAATTCCGCAAGACGGTGTAGTACAGGTTATGGTTTAAATGATGACAGTTCTTATGGATGTACAGTGGGTGTTTACTCAAGATCTTCCTCTGACAGTTCATCCTATGACACGCCTGTTTCTCGCCTGCCAGCCGTAAACCGTACTGAGTCTTGCACAGCGGGATATGTGGACCGATCTGAGAAGTATCGCAGTAAACCGCCCATCCATAATCGCCCACCTAGCTTTGATGCCCTTTACCCAGAATCCAAATACCCCAAAACCCACGAGCCAGTCATAGACGCATCCAAACGACCATCGTTTTTTAAACGGAAAAAATCTCTCTCGACGGCATCATTGCATGCACCCCATAGGAAGTCTGTTGTAGAACGTCCTGACCCTGGGATTAAAAACTTATCATCGGTCTCAGATGGGAGCTCTAAGGGAGGGCCTGGGGGCAAAGAGGTCGGGAATGGGCGGAGCTTAAGCCTGTCAGATCTCGTTGGGGCAGCTCCCCCAATTGAGAACGAGCTGCAGAAACAATGCCAGGGCCGGATAAGGGAGAGTGATGATA GCCTGACGATGGACGACTGCACAGAGCGTATCGTGAAGGCACTACAGCTAGTGTGTCTGCTGCTACCACCAGCAAACAGGCGGCGTCTGCATCTGCTGCTGCGACTCATCAACAAGATGGCTACCAATGATAAGCTTGTATTGGACAAGACGCAGCCATTGAGATTATTT TTACTGGAGACGTTTTCCCGCGCCGTGCTGTGTTGCCATGATGAGGGCGAGATGGATGACCAGCTTGTGATTCAACTCGTCGCATTCCTCATGGACCACTACGTTGACGTGTTTGCGGTGCCCATCGACCTCAAAACTGGGGTGGAAGCTCGCATTACAAAACTCCAGCGAACAAAG GTCACCCGTCTTCGACACGACTCAAATATTTATATTCGA ATCCGGTACGCGAGTGAGGACCCAGCAACACTGCACTACTGCCAGAAGGTGTCACTGGATGAGTACGAGAACCAGCGTCTGACTGCCTCCCAGCAGGCCCTGGCCACGTTACTGGAGGAGATCATACAGGACAACAGCATGAGTAGCAAGGAGAAGAAGAAACGACTCAAACAG TTCCAGAAGATGCACCCAGATATCTACCTACGTCGCTTCCCGTGTAGCCTGAGTGAGCCTGACCTATACCCCTCCCAGCCAAGAATCAAGCCACCCCTCCTTGCTAAGCCACTTTTGAAACTGAAGGGACTTCGGCTCTGA